A genomic region of Bradyrhizobium sp. ORS 278 contains the following coding sequences:
- a CDS encoding phosphoenolpyruvate hydrolase family protein, translating to MPRYERAPLLKKFRDMVRRGVPIIGGGAGTGLSAKCEEAGGIDLIVIYNSGRYRMAGRGSLAGLMAYGDANAIVVEMASEVLPVVKSTPVLAGVNGTDPFRDMDVFLDQLKALGFSGVQNFPTVGLIDGTFRANLEETGISYALEIDMIGRAHDKDLLTTPYVFNEAQATGMAIAGADIIVCHLGLTTGGSIGAQTAPKLEDCPGLIDSWASAALSVNPEILVLAHGGPIAEPADAEFIMKHTKNCHGFYGASSMERLPVERALTEQVRHFKAISSRPRRV from the coding sequence ATGCCGAGATATGAGCGCGCTCCACTGCTGAAGAAGTTTCGCGACATGGTCCGGCGAGGCGTGCCGATCATCGGCGGCGGCGCCGGCACCGGCCTGTCGGCGAAATGCGAGGAGGCCGGCGGCATCGACCTGATCGTGATCTACAATTCCGGCCGCTACCGCATGGCCGGGCGCGGCTCGCTCGCCGGGCTGATGGCCTATGGCGACGCCAACGCGATCGTCGTGGAAATGGCGAGCGAGGTGCTCCCGGTGGTGAAGAGCACGCCGGTGCTCGCCGGCGTGAACGGTACCGATCCGTTCCGCGACATGGATGTGTTCCTCGACCAGCTGAAGGCTCTCGGCTTCTCCGGCGTGCAGAACTTTCCGACCGTCGGACTGATCGACGGCACCTTCCGCGCCAATCTCGAAGAGACGGGCATCTCCTACGCTCTGGAGATCGACATGATCGGCCGCGCCCACGACAAGGATCTGCTGACGACGCCCTATGTCTTCAACGAGGCGCAGGCGACGGGGATGGCGATCGCCGGCGCCGATATCATCGTCTGCCATCTCGGCCTGACCACCGGCGGCTCGATCGGCGCGCAGACAGCGCCGAAGCTCGAAGACTGTCCGGGATTGATCGACAGCTGGGCTTCCGCCGCGCTCAGCGTCAATCCGGAAATCCTCGTGCTAGCGCATGGCGGCCCGATCGCGGAGCCGGCCGATGCGGAGTTCATCATGAAGCACACCAAGAATTGCCACGGCTTCTATGGCGCCTCGTCGATGGAACGGTTGCCGGTGGAGCGGGCGCTGACCGAGCAGGTGCGGCACTTCAAGGCGATCAGCTCGCGACCACGCCGCGTCTGA
- a CDS encoding branched-chain amino acid ABC transporter permease: MSLIQEARAREGLLSGGAAERPATWSVTEQPWAWALAALLLILPVIANGFFLIEIFGTTLILGTIALSLMFLAGYGGMVSLMQLTIAGFAGYMVAVFGVSGNANISLGWPWWLATPVALVLAVLFGTLGGALAVRTEGIYTIMITLAIGAAFYYFTNQNWAIFNGHTGINTIATPHFLGIDWRADVAFYYLILAVAALCYFVVVYLSRAPFGLALQGVRDNPRRMAALGFNVNAHRIAAYAFAALIAGLGGVLQVWNYRQISPGSVAVERCIDILIVAVVGGITRPVGPYIGAFIFVILRTFALDFLVKVGLDGNRFRLLIGLGFLAIVFWSSDGVIGLYERWRRRGERKETRPRSGGHGHG; encoded by the coding sequence GGGCATGGGCGCTGGCGGCGCTGTTGCTGATCCTTCCCGTCATCGCCAACGGATTTTTCCTGATCGAGATCTTCGGCACGACGCTGATCCTGGGGACCATCGCGCTGAGCCTGATGTTCCTTGCGGGTTACGGCGGCATGGTCAGCCTGATGCAACTGACCATCGCCGGCTTTGCCGGCTACATGGTCGCGGTGTTCGGGGTCAGCGGCAACGCCAATATCAGCCTGGGCTGGCCGTGGTGGCTGGCGACGCCGGTGGCGCTGGTGCTCGCGGTGCTGTTCGGTACGCTCGGCGGCGCACTGGCGGTGCGCACCGAAGGCATCTACACCATCATGATCACGCTCGCGATCGGCGCGGCGTTCTACTATTTCACCAATCAGAACTGGGCGATCTTCAACGGCCACACCGGCATCAACACGATCGCAACGCCGCACTTTCTCGGCATCGATTGGCGCGCCGATGTCGCATTCTACTACCTGATCCTGGCCGTGGCGGCGCTGTGCTATTTCGTCGTGGTGTATCTGTCGCGTGCGCCGTTTGGACTGGCCCTTCAGGGCGTTCGCGATAACCCCAGGCGCATGGCCGCGCTCGGCTTCAACGTCAATGCGCATCGCATCGCGGCCTATGCCTTTGCCGCCTTGATCGCCGGGCTTGGCGGCGTGCTGCAGGTCTGGAACTACCGGCAGATCTCGCCGGGCTCGGTGGCGGTCGAACGCTGCATCGACATTCTCATCGTGGCGGTCGTTGGGGGCATCACGCGACCGGTCGGGCCTTATATCGGCGCCTTCATCTTCGTGATCCTTCGCACCTTCGCGCTGGACTTCCTGGTCAAGGTCGGACTCGACGGCAACAGGTTTCGCCTGCTGATCGGCCTCGGCTTCCTCGCCATCGTGTTCTGGTCCTCCGACGGCGTCATCGGCCTGTATGAGCGATGGCGCCGGCGCGGCGAGCGGAAGGAGACGCGGCCGCGTTCCGGAGGTCACGGCCATGGATAG
- a CDS encoding ABC transporter permease, whose translation MNEVRRSAPALEVRGLDVYYGHSHALQGVDLRLDSGVFSLVGRNGMGKTTLCKAIMGLLRPSGGSVRLRGEDITGLNPARIARLGVGYVPQGRRLWRSLSVDEHLRLAAGMRRGAWTVDRVYETFPRLAERRNNGGGQLSGGEQQMLAISRALLTNPQLLIMDEPTEGLAPVIVSQVEDMLIRLGQDGDIAVLVIEQNIGVATAISPRVAIMVNGRINRIIDSARLAADRELQQRLLGVGQHAGDETDLGTEQVREEPVVRPAVPEAPKAAPVKVYVSNPVLPTRWSQPVPIAQIESKARTLSTSVTRLDETARAGRERPGSITSGPPAVIVAGTLDTKGDELRFMRDIIASHGLRTRLVDVSTSGKHASCDVSAQEIALNHPRGGSAVFGSDRGASVTAMAEAFARWLRRQDNVAGIISAGGSGGTSLVAPGMRELPVGVPKLIVSTVASGDVGAYVGAADIAMMYSVTDVQGLNSISRAVLSNGANALAGMVTARQQGSAAVDRTKPQRPAIGITMFGVTTPAVQKITTDLRDDFECLVFHATGVGGRSMEKLVDSGMLAGVIDLTTTEVCDLLMGGVFPATEDRFGAIIRSRVPYVGSVGALDMVNFGAPETIPERYRGRKFHAHNPQVTLMRTTAAENAQMGRWIGERLNRMDGPVRFFLPEKGVSALDVQGQPFLDREADEALFHALEQTVRQTSNRRLIRVPHHINDNEFAATLVGAIRPMLGRLPVRRRRAR comes from the coding sequence ATGAATGAGGTCCGCCGCTCAGCGCCCGCACTCGAGGTTCGCGGCCTCGACGTCTATTACGGCCATTCGCATGCCTTGCAAGGTGTCGATCTTCGCCTGGACAGCGGCGTGTTCTCGCTGGTGGGCCGCAATGGCATGGGCAAGACGACGCTGTGCAAGGCCATCATGGGCCTGCTGCGGCCGTCCGGCGGATCGGTGCGTCTGCGCGGCGAGGACATCACCGGACTGAATCCGGCGCGCATCGCACGGCTTGGCGTCGGCTATGTGCCGCAGGGGCGTCGGCTGTGGCGCTCGCTCAGCGTCGACGAGCATCTGCGTCTGGCGGCTGGAATGCGCCGCGGCGCCTGGACGGTCGATCGCGTCTACGAGACGTTTCCGCGGCTCGCCGAGCGTCGCAACAATGGCGGCGGCCAGCTGTCCGGCGGCGAGCAGCAGATGCTCGCGATCTCGCGCGCGCTGCTGACCAATCCGCAGCTCCTGATCATGGACGAGCCGACCGAGGGGCTTGCGCCGGTCATCGTCAGCCAGGTCGAGGACATGCTGATCCGGCTCGGCCAGGATGGCGACATTGCCGTGCTGGTGATCGAGCAGAACATCGGCGTCGCCACCGCGATCTCGCCACGCGTGGCCATCATGGTCAACGGCCGGATCAACCGTATCATCGACTCAGCGCGGCTTGCCGCCGACCGGGAATTGCAGCAGAGGCTGCTGGGTGTCGGCCAGCATGCCGGCGATGAGACGGATCTCGGCACGGAGCAGGTTAGGGAGGAGCCGGTCGTACGCCCCGCGGTCCCGGAGGCGCCGAAGGCTGCACCGGTCAAGGTCTATGTCTCCAATCCGGTGCTGCCGACGCGCTGGTCGCAGCCCGTGCCGATCGCGCAGATCGAATCCAAGGCGCGCACGCTCTCCACCAGCGTCACGCGGCTGGATGAAACCGCGCGAGCAGGCCGCGAGCGGCCCGGGTCGATCACATCCGGTCCGCCGGCGGTGATCGTGGCCGGCACGCTCGACACCAAGGGCGACGAGCTGCGCTTCATGCGTGACATCATCGCAAGCCACGGCCTGCGCACGCGGCTGGTCGATGTCTCCACCAGCGGCAAGCATGCGAGCTGCGATGTCTCGGCCCAGGAGATCGCGCTGAATCATCCGCGGGGCGGCTCCGCCGTGTTCGGCTCCGATCGCGGCGCCTCCGTCACCGCGATGGCCGAAGCCTTTGCGCGCTGGCTGCGCCGGCAAGACAATGTCGCCGGGATCATTTCGGCCGGCGGCTCCGGCGGTACGTCGCTGGTCGCGCCAGGGATGCGTGAGCTGCCTGTCGGCGTGCCCAAGCTGATCGTCTCCACGGTCGCGTCGGGGGATGTCGGCGCCTATGTCGGCGCGGCCGATATCGCGATGATGTACTCGGTCACCGACGTGCAGGGTCTCAACTCGATCTCGCGGGCCGTGCTGAGCAACGGAGCCAACGCGCTGGCCGGCATGGTCACGGCGCGGCAGCAAGGGTCGGCCGCCGTCGATCGCACCAAACCGCAGCGGCCGGCGATCGGCATCACGATGTTCGGCGTCACCACGCCTGCGGTGCAGAAGATCACGACGGACCTGCGCGACGATTTCGAATGCCTCGTGTTTCACGCCACCGGCGTCGGCGGCCGTTCGATGGAGAAGCTGGTCGACTCCGGCATGCTCGCCGGTGTCATCGATCTCACCACCACCGAGGTCTGCGACCTCTTGATGGGCGGCGTGTTCCCGGCCACCGAGGATCGGTTCGGCGCGATCATCCGCTCGCGCGTGCCCTATGTCGGCTCGGTCGGTGCCTTGGACATGGTGAATTTCGGCGCGCCCGAGACCATTCCGGAGCGCTATCGCGGCCGCAAGTTCCATGCCCACAATCCGCAGGTCACCCTGATGCGGACGACGGCCGCGGAGAATGCGCAGATGGGGCGCTGGATCGGCGAGCGGCTCAATCGGATGGACGGTCCGGTCCGCTTCTTCCTGCCCGAGAAGGGCGTCTCGGCGCTCGACGTGCAAGGGCAGCCGTTCTTAGACCGCGAGGCGGATGAGGCGCTGTTCCACGCGCTCGAACAGACCGTGCGGCAGACCTCGAACCGGCGGCTGATCCGCGTGCCGCATCACATCAACGACAATGAATTCGCAGCGACCCTCGTCGGCGCCATCCGGCCGATGCTCGGGCGGCTGCCGGTGCGGCGCAGACGGGCGAGGTGA
- a CDS encoding ABC transporter ATP-binding protein — protein MDRVADRLSALGSTAALELRGVTRMFGALAALTDITITVRPGERRAVLGSNGAGKTTLFNCVTGDFLPTSGTIRFFGEDVTAFPPYERIRRGLRRTYQISALFLGLTVRDNVYLACRGVSRARFSMLRPRANDALMQAAERLIEAVHLTSVRDQLVSELAHGQQRQLEIALALAGAPRFILFDEPAAGLSPTERRELVEILTALPPHIGYIIIEHDMDVALRVVESVTMMHNGRIFKEGAPQEIESDPEVQELYLGGGHE, from the coding sequence ATGGATAGGGTGGCGGACCGGCTTTCGGCCCTCGGCTCGACCGCCGCGCTCGAGCTCCGCGGCGTCACCCGGATGTTCGGCGCGCTGGCGGCGTTGACCGACATCACCATCACGGTGCGACCGGGCGAGCGCCGCGCCGTTCTTGGCTCGAACGGCGCCGGCAAGACGACCTTGTTCAATTGCGTGACCGGGGACTTCCTGCCGACCTCAGGCACCATCCGCTTCTTCGGCGAGGATGTGACCGCATTCCCGCCCTATGAGCGCATTCGGCGCGGACTGCGCCGGACCTATCAGATCTCGGCGCTGTTCCTCGGCCTCACCGTGCGCGACAACGTCTATCTCGCCTGCCGTGGCGTCTCGCGCGCGCGCTTCTCGATGCTGCGCCCGCGCGCCAACGACGCCCTGATGCAGGCGGCCGAACGCCTGATCGAGGCGGTGCATCTGACGTCGGTGCGCGACCAGCTGGTGTCCGAGCTCGCCCATGGCCAGCAGCGCCAGCTCGAGATCGCGCTCGCGCTCGCCGGTGCGCCGCGCTTCATCCTGTTCGACGAGCCGGCAGCCGGCCTGTCGCCGACCGAGCGGCGCGAGCTGGTCGAGATCCTCACCGCGCTGCCGCCGCATATCGGCTACATCATCATCGAGCACGACATGGACGTGGCGCTGCGCGTCGTCGAGAGCGTGACGATGATGCATAACGGCCGCATCTTCAAGGAGGGGGCGCCGCAGGAGATCGAATCCGATCCGGAGGTGCAGGAGCTCTATCTCGGAGGCGGCCATGAATGA